From the Streptomyces pluripotens genome, one window contains:
- a CDS encoding MauE/DoxX family redox-associated membrane protein translates to MVLRLVLGAVYTAMALGQLASLGRMPVVLGGYGLVHGASAGVLAVLLIVGELVCGLWFLTRPRSTVIAPVWVYSAVSLTWSVLAVQAYARGLAVDNCGCFGVYLTQRLGWFVLVQDALTLLYAAVLLRGARRVGAAPAPAQGRGSPVHRVRDDSEARTRAR, encoded by the coding sequence ATGGTGTTGCGACTGGTGCTCGGCGCGGTTTATACGGCGATGGCCCTGGGCCAGCTGGCCTCGCTTGGCCGGATGCCGGTCGTGCTCGGCGGGTACGGCCTGGTGCACGGCGCGAGCGCGGGCGTCCTGGCCGTACTGCTGATCGTGGGCGAGCTGGTGTGCGGGCTGTGGTTCCTGACCCGCCCCCGGTCCACGGTGATCGCTCCGGTGTGGGTGTACTCAGCTGTGTCGCTGACCTGGAGCGTGCTTGCCGTGCAGGCGTACGCGCGTGGGCTGGCCGTGGACAACTGCGGTTGCTTCGGCGTGTATCTCACACAGCGGCTCGGCTGGTTCGTCCTGGTGCAGGACGCGCTCACCCTGCTCTACGCCGCTGTGTTGCTGCGCGGGGCCCGGCGTGTCGGGGCGGCCCCCGCCCCGGCACAGGGGCGTGGCAGCCCGGTGCACCGGGTACGTGACGACAGCGAAGCGAGGACGAGGGCGCGATGA
- a CDS encoding CDP-alcohol phosphatidyltransferase family protein, which translates to MSVSDLADSRAATNALLEMVREGRWSPRALARFLSTAARRSVRQAALRPRALAQATAAHGVLLVLARDRAGRRWVLTSWTLVVLHLGLLEHRDRFAAADALTLVRGNLPATALGAGRASGVLAVALDLADGHLARRGATVSPFGDYADSLADAAFWTWLAIRHEPGRALRAAAVAAWVAPVAAMTAAGFGRGAMPHRPRPTLLRPAATLQVVVALRHLRRAPRSRTAGPPTPPRPGLHARRRHGS; encoded by the coding sequence GTGTCCGTGTCAGACCTGGCCGACAGCCGTGCCGCGACAAACGCACTGCTGGAGATGGTGCGCGAAGGCCGTTGGAGCCCCCGTGCCCTCGCCCGGTTCCTGTCGACGGCCGCCCGCCGGTCGGTACGGCAGGCAGCCCTCCGCCCCCGAGCACTCGCCCAGGCCACCGCCGCACACGGTGTCCTCCTCGTCCTCGCCCGAGACCGGGCAGGTCGGCGTTGGGTCCTGACCAGCTGGACTCTGGTGGTGCTGCACCTGGGGCTGCTAGAACACCGCGACCGGTTCGCGGCGGCAGACGCCCTCACCCTCGTCCGGGGGAACCTCCCGGCCACGGCCCTCGGGGCGGGGCGCGCCTCGGGCGTACTGGCCGTCGCCCTCGACCTGGCCGACGGCCACCTGGCCCGCCGCGGTGCCACGGTGTCCCCGTTCGGCGACTACGCCGACTCCCTCGCTGACGCCGCGTTCTGGACCTGGCTGGCGATCCGCCACGAGCCCGGTCGAGCGCTGCGGGCGGCAGCCGTGGCCGCGTGGGTGGCGCCGGTCGCCGCGATGACCGCGGCCGGCTTCGGCCGCGGCGCCATGCCCCACCGCCCTCGTCCCACCCTGCTGCGTCCAGCGGCCACACTGCAGGTCGTCGTCGCCCTACGTCACCTCCGGCGCGCCCCCCGGTCCCGCACCGCCGGCCCTCCTACGCCACCTCGACCCGGACTCCACGCCAGAAGGCGACATGGTTCTTGA
- a CDS encoding DUF427 domain-containing protein encodes MMRAVWNGSVLAQSEHTVVVEGHHYFPPESLNGEYFAESRMRSLCFWKGLARYRTVVVDGQVNPNAAWYYPHPSPFARRIKNHVAFWRGVRVEVA; translated from the coding sequence ATGATGCGCGCTGTCTGGAACGGCTCTGTGCTCGCGCAGTCCGAGCACACGGTGGTGGTGGAGGGCCATCACTACTTCCCGCCCGAGTCGCTGAACGGCGAGTACTTCGCCGAGAGCCGGATGCGGTCGCTGTGCTTCTGGAAGGGGCTCGCGCGTTACCGCACGGTCGTCGTCGACGGGCAGGTCAATCCGAACGCAGCCTGGTACTACCCCCACCCCAGCCCGTTCGCCCGGAGGATCAAGAACCATGTCGCCTTCTGGCGTGGAGTCCGGGTCGAGGTGGCGTAG
- a CDS encoding ArsR/SmtB family transcription factor has translation MPVPLYEAKAEFFRMLGHPVRIRVLELLQDGPKPVRDLLAEIEVEPSNLSQQLAVLRRSGIVTATRTGSTVVYELAGGDVAELLAAARRILSVLLSGQRDLLDELRRTQAGR, from the coding sequence ATGCCGGTTCCGCTGTACGAGGCGAAGGCGGAATTCTTCCGGATGCTGGGGCATCCGGTACGTATCCGGGTGCTGGAACTGCTCCAGGACGGACCGAAGCCGGTCCGTGATCTGCTGGCGGAGATCGAGGTCGAGCCCTCGAACCTGTCACAGCAGCTGGCGGTGTTGCGCCGCTCCGGAATCGTGACCGCCACCCGCACGGGGTCGACGGTGGTGTACGAGCTGGCCGGCGGCGACGTCGCCGAGCTGTTGGCCGCGGCCCGCCGGATCCTCTCCGTCCTGCTGTCCGGGCAGCGGGACCTGCTCGACGAGTTGCGCCGAACGCAGGCCGGACGGTAG
- a CDS encoding ATP-binding protein has product MGGTRRFRLPWHQGRPADADVERLQPLVRRHVVSVRLGPGAVREAREAVAGHFAEVGVAPGSALADAVLLVVSELVTNVLRHAACSPLTDVGMTAMAGRLVVSVADAEPRLPELTDDGMGAGLRLVAELAADYDGDLRAEPAIDHDGKVVLVRFRIPS; this is encoded by the coding sequence GTGGGCGGCACCCGCCGGTTCCGGCTCCCTTGGCACCAGGGCAGACCCGCCGACGCCGACGTCGAGCGCCTCCAGCCGCTGGTACGACGGCACGTCGTCTCGGTGCGGCTGGGGCCGGGGGCGGTGCGGGAGGCCCGGGAGGCAGTGGCGGGACACTTCGCCGAGGTCGGCGTCGCGCCCGGGTCCGCCCTGGCGGACGCGGTACTGCTGGTGGTGAGCGAGCTGGTGACCAATGTGCTGCGACATGCCGCCTGCTCGCCGTTGACGGACGTGGGGATGACCGCCATGGCAGGGCGGCTGGTCGTCAGCGTGGCGGACGCCGAGCCCCGCCTTCCGGAACTCACCGACGACGGCATGGGGGCCGGCCTGCGGTTGGTCGCCGAACTCGCGGCCGACTACGACGGGGACCTCCGTGCCGAACCAGCCATCGACCACGACGGCAAGGTCGTACTCGTCCGGTTCCGGATCCCTTCGTGA
- a CDS encoding pyridoxamine 5'-phosphate oxidase family protein → MTADRPSAPSGSGARMVELDREECLSLLATLPMGRVGFTQRALPVIRPVNHLVTDDGDIVIRTHARAALLTSASVSEVVVYEADEIDPGTRTGWSVMVTGTASRVTEPQALSRYHAELRPWVHKEMEHVVLIRGELVTGYRLVR, encoded by the coding sequence ATGACTGCTGATCGGCCGTCCGCTCCTTCCGGGTCCGGCGCCCGTATGGTCGAACTGGACCGGGAGGAGTGCCTCAGTCTTCTGGCCACCCTCCCCATGGGGAGGGTGGGCTTCACCCAGCGGGCGTTGCCGGTGATCAGGCCGGTCAACCACCTCGTCACCGATGACGGCGACATCGTCATCCGCACCCACGCGAGAGCCGCGCTGCTCACCTCCGCGTCAGTGTCGGAGGTGGTGGTGTACGAGGCCGATGAGATCGACCCCGGCACTCGCACCGGCTGGAGCGTGATGGTCACCGGCACCGCGAGCCGAGTGACCGAACCACAGGCGCTCTCTCGCTACCACGCCGAACTCAGGCCTTGGGTGCACAAGGAGATGGAGCACGTCGTCCTGATCCGTGGTGAACTCGTCACCGGCTACCGCCTCGTACGCTGA
- a CDS encoding NADH-quinone oxidoreductase subunit C: MHYVVRSTELVPRAEELLTAGHRLALIAAHYDEDGPRVVYLFVSGPPDTRVELHVRLRPDRPEVPSLAHLSFPAGRFEREMRDLFGIVPLDHPLPRRLVRHFHWPRGWYPMRPTVPRHPAPGQAPGATPAASGTVPPFGEQEGPYPFLEVEGEGVYEIPVGPVHAGLIEPGHFRFSVVGETILKLKARLWFVHKGVEKLFQGRSVPAGLPLAERISGDTAVGHALAYCLAIEEATGTEVPTEARHARAMLLEMERVHNHVADLGMLCNDVGHGILNAHTQRLREQLLRLNREITGHRLLRGGVVPGGAALRTLPDPARLKAIGEDIREITALALGHSTVRDRFTGTATLGAHAAREIGCLGYVARASGLAADARIAHPFTDYDGHLNVPVHDGGDVLARFLVRAEEIDTSLALIEHFTRLLFAPGTFLAAPPGADAGSGTGVGLVEGWRGTIATRVELASDGTLARVKPVDPSFFNWPALPVALADTIVPDFPLTNKSFNLSYAGNDL, translated from the coding sequence ATGCACTACGTCGTCCGAAGCACGGAACTCGTCCCGCGCGCCGAGGAACTGCTGACCGCAGGGCACCGCCTGGCGCTGATCGCCGCCCACTACGACGAGGACGGTCCGCGGGTGGTGTACCTGTTCGTCTCCGGCCCGCCCGACACCCGCGTCGAACTGCACGTCCGCCTTCGACCCGACCGGCCCGAGGTGCCCTCGCTCGCCCACCTCTCCTTCCCCGCCGGACGGTTCGAGCGCGAGATGCGCGACCTGTTCGGCATCGTCCCCCTCGACCACCCGCTTCCGCGCCGCCTGGTCCGGCACTTCCACTGGCCCCGCGGCTGGTACCCGATGCGGCCGACGGTCCCTCGCCACCCCGCTCCCGGCCAGGCTCCGGGCGCCACCCCTGCTGCTTCCGGCACCGTCCCGCCCTTCGGCGAGCAGGAGGGCCCGTACCCCTTCCTGGAGGTCGAGGGCGAGGGGGTCTACGAGATCCCGGTCGGTCCGGTGCACGCCGGCCTGATCGAACCAGGACACTTCCGTTTCTCCGTCGTGGGCGAGACCATCCTCAAGCTCAAGGCCCGCCTCTGGTTCGTCCACAAGGGTGTGGAGAAGCTCTTCCAGGGACGCTCGGTCCCCGCCGGGTTGCCACTGGCCGAACGCATCAGCGGGGACACGGCCGTCGGCCACGCACTCGCCTACTGCCTCGCGATCGAGGAGGCCACCGGCACTGAAGTTCCCACCGAGGCCCGGCACGCCCGCGCGATGCTCCTGGAAATGGAACGCGTCCACAACCACGTCGCCGACCTCGGCATGCTCTGCAACGACGTCGGCCACGGCATCCTCAACGCCCACACCCAGCGCCTCCGTGAGCAACTCCTCCGCCTCAACCGGGAGATCACCGGGCACCGGCTGCTGCGCGGTGGTGTCGTCCCCGGCGGTGCTGCACTGCGCACGCTCCCGGACCCCGCCCGGCTCAAGGCGATCGGCGAGGACATCCGTGAGATCACCGCGCTGGCCCTCGGCCACTCCACCGTCCGTGACCGCTTCACCGGCACCGCGACCCTCGGCGCCCACGCCGCTCGTGAGATCGGCTGCCTCGGTTACGTCGCCCGCGCCAGCGGCCTGGCCGCCGACGCCCGGATCGCGCACCCCTTCACCGACTACGACGGACACCTCAACGTCCCCGTCCACGACGGCGGTGACGTCCTGGCTCGCTTCCTGGTGCGCGCCGAAGAGATCGACACGTCACTTGCCCTGATCGAGCACTTCACCCGGCTGCTCTTCGCCCCCGGCACCTTCCTGGCTGCCCCGCCGGGCGCGGACGCGGGGTCCGGGACCGGAGTGGGACTCGTCGAAGGCTGGCGCGGCACCATCGCCACCCGCGTCGAGCTCGCCAGCGACGGCACCCTGGCCCGGGTCAAGCCGGTCGACCCTTCATTCTTCAACTGGCCCGCTCTGCCAGTGGCGTTGGCCGACACGATCGTTCCGGACTTCCCCCTGACCAACAAGAGCTTCAATCTCTCGTATGCGGGCAACGACCTGTGA
- a CDS encoding proton-conducting transporter membrane subunit, with product MTATASAFLLTAPAAVPLAVAGTFATVRLDTRRPTPATSPVPNRAGAVLVAEAPAPEPARSRPHPAHWAGLVSAAVILLCGSLLAGDVLDGGPVSAYSGLLRADPLTVWMLLVIGAVALIACGATPAYLAGARATDRAARRYQALVHAFLAAMCLAVVTANLGVLWVAVEATTIVTAFLVGHRRTRKSVEAAWKYVVICSAGIALAFLGTTLIYYAARQAGIAEAWALDWPTLVARAGRLDPAVTRLGITLVVLGFGAKAGLVPLHAWLPDAHSQAPAPVSALMSGVLLSVAFAAVLRYRVIADAALGPGFTQALLIGIALLTMALAAALLLAQRDYKRMLAYSSMEHMSLIALGTAIGSPLALSAVLLHIAGHGLVKSVAFCASGRILHLEGTTLVGRVRGLLARAPWSAGLFGLAVVALLGFPPFSLFASELGIARAGLAAEPGPAWATAVAFTLALLAFTALTARTGRMLLGPAPDRRTTEDDPAALWPLLLGLLACAALGVTLGPLDSLLHTAAETIGGP from the coding sequence ATGACCGCCACCGCATCCGCGTTCCTGCTCACCGCACCCGCTGCCGTGCCGCTCGCCGTCGCGGGAACCTTCGCAACGGTCCGGCTGGACACCCGCAGGCCCACCCCCGCCACCTCCCCGGTACCCAACCGTGCCGGTGCCGTCCTCGTGGCCGAGGCACCCGCCCCCGAGCCGGCCCGGAGCCGCCCCCACCCAGCGCACTGGGCCGGGCTCGTGTCAGCCGCCGTGATCCTGCTGTGCGGGAGTCTGCTGGCGGGAGACGTCCTCGACGGCGGCCCGGTCTCGGCGTACTCCGGGCTGCTCCGCGCCGACCCGCTGACCGTCTGGATGCTGCTGGTCATCGGCGCCGTGGCGCTGATCGCCTGTGGGGCGACGCCCGCCTACCTGGCGGGCGCACGGGCCACCGACCGGGCGGCACGGCGGTACCAGGCCCTCGTGCACGCCTTCCTCGCCGCCATGTGCCTGGCCGTGGTGACCGCGAACCTCGGCGTGCTGTGGGTGGCGGTCGAGGCGACCACCATCGTCACCGCCTTCCTCGTCGGCCACCGTCGCACCCGCAAGTCGGTGGAGGCCGCATGGAAGTACGTCGTCATCTGCTCCGCCGGGATCGCGCTCGCCTTCCTCGGCACAACGCTGATCTACTACGCCGCCCGCCAGGCCGGCATCGCCGAGGCCTGGGCGCTGGACTGGCCCACGCTCGTCGCCCGGGCCGGTCGGCTCGACCCGGCGGTCACCCGGCTCGGCATCACCCTCGTCGTCCTCGGGTTCGGCGCCAAAGCGGGCCTGGTTCCCCTGCACGCCTGGCTGCCGGACGCCCACAGCCAGGCTCCGGCACCGGTCTCCGCGCTGATGTCCGGAGTGCTGCTGTCCGTCGCCTTCGCCGCCGTCCTGCGCTACCGGGTGATCGCCGATGCCGCCCTCGGCCCCGGCTTCACCCAGGCGCTGCTCATCGGGATCGCCCTGCTGACGATGGCCCTCGCAGCCGCGCTGCTGCTGGCCCAGCGGGACTACAAGCGGATGCTGGCCTACTCCAGCATGGAACACATGAGCCTGATCGCCCTCGGAACGGCGATCGGCAGCCCGCTCGCCCTGTCCGCCGTCCTGCTGCACATCGCCGGACACGGACTCGTCAAGTCCGTCGCCTTCTGCGCGTCAGGCCGGATCCTGCACCTCGAAGGGACCACGCTCGTGGGCAGGGTACGCGGCCTGCTGGCCCGGGCACCATGGTCGGCCGGTCTGTTCGGGCTGGCCGTCGTGGCGCTGCTGGGGTTCCCGCCGTTCAGCCTGTTCGCCTCCGAACTCGGCATCGCCCGCGCGGGCCTTGCGGCCGAACCGGGACCGGCCTGGGCGACCGCGGTCGCCTTCACCCTGGCGCTGCTCGCCTTCACCGCGCTGACGGCGCGCACGGGCCGGATGCTGCTGGGACCCGCACCCGACCGCCGCACGACCGAGGACGACCCGGCCGCCCTGTGGCCCCTGCTCCTCGGCCTGCTGGCCTGCGCGGCCCTGGGTGTGACCCTCGGACCGCTGGACAGTCTGCTGCACACCGCCGCGGAAACGATCGGAGGACCCTGA
- a CDS encoding respiratory chain complex I subunit 1 family protein, translating to MNAAGYAAVAGQILVVGAGAPLLTGWMRQVRARLEGRAGAGVLQPWRDTRKLLRKEPVTPVGTGPAFRIAPALLVATTVVATALVPLLSTDTPVSGHADLILVVALIALGTLTLALAGLDTGTAFGGMGASREMTVAALVEPTILLAVFALSLPAGTTNLPAIVSGAIDDPARLASPAGFLATAALAVAVLAETGRIPVDNPSTHLELTMIHEAMVLEYAGPDLALVELGAQMRLTLLLGLLSSLFAPWGIATSASWTALLLALLLFAVKVAALGAALAAAEVFWAKVRLFRVPELLAGSFLLALLAVAASYFLSGES from the coding sequence ATGAACGCAGCCGGATACGCGGCCGTGGCCGGCCAGATCCTCGTGGTCGGTGCGGGGGCGCCACTGCTCACCGGATGGATGCGCCAGGTGCGGGCCCGGCTGGAGGGCCGGGCCGGAGCCGGCGTGCTGCAACCCTGGCGCGACACGAGGAAGCTGCTGCGCAAGGAGCCGGTCACCCCCGTGGGCACCGGGCCCGCGTTTCGGATCGCCCCCGCGCTGCTGGTCGCCACCACCGTCGTCGCCACCGCTCTGGTGCCGCTGCTGTCCACGGACACGCCGGTCAGCGGCCATGCGGATCTCATCCTGGTGGTCGCCCTGATCGCGCTCGGTACGCTCACGCTCGCGCTGGCCGGACTGGACACCGGCACGGCGTTCGGCGGGATGGGCGCCTCCCGGGAGATGACGGTGGCGGCGCTGGTGGAACCGACCATCCTGCTGGCGGTGTTCGCACTGTCACTGCCGGCCGGAACCACCAACCTGCCCGCCATCGTCTCCGGCGCCATCGACGACCCGGCCCGGCTCGCCTCCCCGGCAGGCTTCCTCGCCACCGCCGCACTCGCGGTCGCCGTCCTCGCGGAGACCGGACGGATTCCGGTGGACAACCCCTCCACACACCTCGAACTGACGATGATCCACGAGGCGATGGTGCTGGAGTACGCGGGTCCGGACCTGGCACTGGTGGAACTCGGCGCGCAGATGCGGCTCACCCTGCTGCTGGGGCTGCTGTCCTCGCTGTTCGCGCCCTGGGGCATCGCCACCAGCGCCTCCTGGACCGCGTTGTTGCTGGCCCTGCTGCTGTTCGCCGTCAAAGTGGCCGCGCTCGGTGCTGCGCTGGCAGCCGCGGAGGTGTTCTGGGCCAAGGTACGGCTGTTCCGGGTTCCCGAACTGCTCGCCGGTTCCTTCCTGTTGGCATTGCTCGCGGTGGCCGCCTCGTACTTCCTGAGCGGAGAATCATGA
- a CDS encoding proton-conducting transporter membrane subunit, whose amino-acid sequence MNVVPAALTTAAALGGAGVLAGLVLPYRTRIPVVGALTAGAGVSGGAAGVAALGGDRWTAAFPTVLPLAGTHLAVDALAGLFMAVAGGVVAAVAVYGIGYAAGHGPHGLGSRGAQTVLPLFALTLILVPVAASVSTFLVLWELMALASLLLVLAEHRGEYLPGEPGRSGGNPSVRQAGVWYAVMTHLGFLLLLTGFAVFAGQAGGESFGALRAGADGIPPTVRGLVFVLVAAGFTSKAGAVPLHAWLPRAHPEAPSPVSALMSAAMVNLGIYGVVRVGFDLLGGGPAWWWLALLAVGVLSAVYGILQAAMAADLKRLLAYSTSENMGVVLTGVGASGLFAAYGDGTLAAVALAASLLHTINHSAFKALLFCAAGSVLRATGERNLDLLGGLRSRMPVTAGLFALAALGAVALPPGNGFISEWLLLQSLINGLQVPGVAPAIVLPVAVALIALSAGLAAAVFVKALGVGFFARPRSDRAAAARESPPLMLAGMGLLAAACAGLALVPGLLGQGLGRAATAAGLPGTGAVTGGGLQVRLAHIPASLSPLWVVAALTAALALAAALPRAYRRRQRRNDARLWDCGGGAPTPRMAYTATSFAEPLQRVFDDVLAPEQDVNITPVRESAYLVERVRFSRAVPDRIEHRLYTPVLTAMAGAGRAARRLAGGSVHLYLGYGFAGLVILLVVLTVGW is encoded by the coding sequence GTGAACGTCGTACCGGCCGCCCTCACGACGGCCGCCGCACTGGGCGGCGCGGGCGTACTGGCCGGACTGGTGCTGCCGTACCGCACCCGCATCCCCGTCGTCGGCGCACTGACCGCCGGGGCAGGGGTGAGCGGCGGCGCGGCGGGCGTGGCCGCACTGGGCGGCGACCGCTGGACCGCCGCCTTCCCCACGGTGCTGCCGCTGGCCGGCACACACCTGGCGGTGGATGCGCTGGCAGGTCTCTTCATGGCCGTGGCGGGAGGCGTCGTGGCCGCAGTCGCGGTGTACGGCATCGGCTACGCCGCCGGTCACGGACCGCACGGCCTCGGCTCGCGCGGCGCGCAGACGGTACTGCCGCTGTTCGCGCTCACGTTGATCCTGGTGCCAGTGGCCGCCTCGGTGTCGACGTTCCTGGTGCTGTGGGAACTCATGGCCCTCGCCTCACTGTTGCTGGTGCTCGCTGAGCACCGGGGCGAGTACCTCCCCGGTGAACCGGGCCGGAGCGGCGGCAACCCCTCGGTACGGCAGGCCGGGGTCTGGTACGCGGTGATGACACATCTGGGGTTCCTGCTGCTCCTCACGGGGTTCGCGGTCTTCGCCGGTCAGGCCGGCGGAGAGTCCTTCGGGGCCCTGCGGGCGGGCGCGGACGGCATCCCCCCGACGGTGCGCGGGCTGGTCTTCGTACTGGTCGCAGCCGGATTCACATCCAAGGCAGGCGCCGTACCGCTGCACGCTTGGCTGCCCCGCGCCCACCCCGAGGCACCCAGCCCGGTCTCGGCACTGATGAGCGCCGCCATGGTCAACCTCGGGATCTACGGGGTCGTGCGGGTCGGGTTCGACCTCCTCGGCGGAGGGCCCGCCTGGTGGTGGCTGGCCCTCCTCGCCGTGGGCGTACTGTCGGCGGTATACGGGATCCTGCAGGCGGCGATGGCCGCGGACCTCAAGCGCCTGCTGGCCTACTCGACCTCCGAGAACATGGGTGTCGTCCTCACCGGGGTCGGCGCGTCCGGCCTCTTCGCCGCCTACGGCGACGGGACACTGGCCGCAGTGGCGCTCGCGGCCTCTCTGCTGCACACCATCAACCACTCCGCCTTCAAAGCCCTGTTGTTCTGCGCGGCCGGCTCGGTGCTGCGGGCCACGGGCGAACGGAACCTGGATCTGCTGGGTGGACTTCGGTCCCGGATGCCGGTCACCGCAGGCCTGTTCGCGCTCGCCGCACTGGGGGCCGTGGCGCTACCGCCGGGCAACGGCTTCATCAGCGAATGGCTGCTGCTCCAGTCCCTGATCAACGGCTTGCAGGTCCCGGGCGTGGCTCCGGCGATCGTCCTGCCCGTGGCGGTGGCGCTGATCGCGCTGTCCGCGGGGCTCGCTGCAGCCGTGTTCGTCAAGGCCCTGGGGGTCGGGTTCTTTGCGCGACCCCGCAGTGATAGAGCTGCCGCGGCCCGGGAGTCGCCGCCGCTGATGCTCGCCGGGATGGGCCTGCTCGCAGCGGCCTGCGCGGGCCTGGCCCTGGTGCCAGGTCTGCTGGGCCAGGGCCTCGGCCGGGCAGCGACCGCGGCCGGGCTGCCGGGAACGGGCGCGGTGACGGGCGGTGGGCTGCAGGTGCGGCTCGCCCACATCCCGGCCTCGCTGTCACCGCTGTGGGTGGTGGCTGCCCTGACCGCCGCGCTGGCCCTCGCCGCCGCACTGCCTCGGGCCTACCGGCGCCGGCAACGGCGGAACGACGCACGGCTGTGGGACTGCGGTGGCGGGGCCCCGACCCCGCGGATGGCGTACACCGCGACGTCGTTCGCGGAGCCGCTGCAACGCGTCTTCGACGACGTCCTCGCACCCGAGCAGGACGTGAACATCACGCCGGTGCGCGAGTCGGCGTACTTGGTGGAACGGGTGCGCTTCTCGCGCGCCGTACCCGACCGGATCGAACACCGCCTCTACACACCGGTACTGACCGCGATGGCGGGCGCGGGACGGGCGGCCCGGCGACTGGCGGGCGGCAGCGTCCACCTCTACCTCGGTTACGGCTTCGCCGGCCTGGTCATTCTGCTCGTGGTCCTGACGGTGGGCTGGTGA
- a CDS encoding NADH-quinone oxidoreductase subunit B family protein: MGLLRKIRRTGRVAEPAPPPPEGKPPGKAAEFGGSVQVRCVDAGSCNGCEIEIAAAFNPVYDADRYGARLVASPRHADVALVTGPVTRNMAEPLRRTVAAMGEPRLVVAVGDCALDCGEFAGGYGVEGAVSDVVPVDLAVPGCPPEPAEIVAALRKVTGR, encoded by the coding sequence ATGGGCCTGTTGCGCAAGATCCGCCGGACCGGACGGGTGGCCGAGCCCGCCCCACCGCCCCCCGAGGGCAAGCCGCCCGGGAAGGCAGCGGAATTCGGCGGTTCCGTGCAGGTGCGGTGCGTCGATGCCGGGTCGTGCAACGGATGCGAGATCGAGATCGCCGCCGCCTTCAACCCGGTCTACGACGCCGATCGGTACGGGGCGCGCCTGGTGGCCTCGCCCCGGCACGCGGACGTGGCGCTGGTCACCGGGCCGGTGACACGGAACATGGCGGAGCCACTGCGGCGCACGGTCGCCGCGATGGGCGAGCCGCGACTGGTGGTCGCGGTGGGGGACTGCGCGCTCGACTGCGGTGAGTTCGCCGGGGGATACGGCGTCGAGGGCGCCGTATCCGACGTCGTGCCGGTGGACCTCGCGGTGCCCGGCTGTCCGCCGGAGCCGGCCGAGATCGTGGCCGCGCTCAGGAAGGTGACCGGGCGGTGA
- a CDS encoding TetR/AcrR family transcriptional regulator, with protein sequence MSGRDKGGEQAARPKRADARRNQKTLLDAAATVFVTSGVEAAVRDIAAEAGVGTATIYRHFPTRADLIVAVYRHQVEACAEAGPALLAAGPTPYAALRQWIDLFVDFLVTKHGLAAVLQPDSPGFESLHASFLDRLVPVCAQLLDAAAGSGEIRSDVVAYELMRGVGNLCIGAEDDPRYNPRRLAGVLVAGLRPPVGAQEARGADG encoded by the coding sequence ATGAGCGGCCGTGACAAGGGTGGGGAGCAGGCGGCCCGACCCAAACGAGCGGACGCCCGGCGCAACCAGAAGACCCTGCTCGACGCGGCGGCCACGGTCTTCGTGACGTCGGGCGTCGAGGCGGCGGTACGCGACATCGCGGCCGAGGCGGGCGTCGGAACGGCCACGATCTACCGCCACTTCCCGACACGGGCGGACCTCATCGTCGCCGTCTACCGGCACCAGGTCGAAGCGTGTGCCGAGGCCGGTCCGGCGCTGCTAGCGGCCGGGCCGACCCCATACGCCGCGCTGCGGCAGTGGATCGACCTCTTCGTCGACTTCCTGGTCACCAAGCACGGTCTCGCCGCCGTACTGCAGCCCGACAGTCCCGGTTTCGAGTCCCTGCACGCCTCTTTCCTCGACCGGCTCGTGCCCGTGTGCGCCCAGCTGCTCGACGCCGCGGCCGGTTCCGGCGAGATCCGGTCCGACGTGGTGGCCTACGAGCTCATGCGCGGCGTCGGGAACCTGTGCATCGGCGCGGAGGACGATCCCCGCTACAACCCGCGCCGGCTGGCCGGAGTCCTCGTCGCGGGACTGCGTCCCCCGGTGGGTGCTCAGGAAGCGCGAGGAGCAGACGGCTAG